In one window of Pseudobdellovibrionaceae bacterium DNA:
- a CDS encoding RimK family alpha-L-glutamate ligase, producing MKLAILSRSPKCYSTMRLKQAAVERGYKVNVLDVFKFAIDLDEGHPDLYYKNKQITYFDAVLPRIGASVTYFGTAIVRQFQQMNVYCANTADGIIVSRDKLRSLQTLSRHNIGIPRTAFVRDKSDILPSIERVGGVPVIIKLIEGTQGIGVMLAESRETAISMIEVFQSQKQNVLIQKFVAESKGRDIRAIVVGDQVVAAMRRVAQGQEFRSNVHRGGRTEAVTLDEKYTEAAVRAAQIMGLRVAGVDMLESAAGPQIMEINSSPGLEGIERCTKLDVAGSIIEYIAAQVDFPEIDIRQRLTVSKGYGVTELYLPKGSKYIGQTILEAGLRDRDINVLTLYRGGKVIPNPKHERVLEPEDRLLCFGKLELMKDMVPEKTKRRRRPKPSRLPKNLNLGS from the coding sequence ATGAAACTGGCAATCTTATCACGCAGCCCTAAGTGTTATAGTACAATGCGATTAAAGCAGGCTGCCGTTGAGCGTGGCTACAAAGTAAACGTTCTGGATGTCTTTAAATTCGCTATCGATTTGGACGAAGGCCATCCCGACCTTTACTATAAAAACAAACAGATCACTTATTTTGATGCTGTATTGCCGCGAATCGGAGCCTCGGTCACTTATTTCGGCACGGCCATTGTTCGACAGTTTCAACAAATGAATGTGTATTGCGCTAACACGGCCGATGGAATTATCGTTTCCCGAGATAAACTGCGAAGTCTGCAAACGCTCAGTCGTCACAACATTGGCATTCCGCGGACAGCATTTGTGCGCGATAAGTCAGATATACTTCCGTCCATCGAGCGGGTGGGTGGAGTTCCCGTTATTATTAAACTCATTGAGGGCACTCAAGGTATAGGAGTGATGTTGGCTGAGTCTAGAGAGACTGCGATCTCTATGATTGAAGTTTTTCAAAGCCAAAAACAAAATGTGTTGATTCAAAAGTTTGTTGCGGAAAGCAAGGGGCGAGACATTCGCGCTATTGTGGTGGGTGATCAAGTGGTGGCGGCTATGCGTCGGGTGGCGCAAGGGCAAGAATTCAGAAGCAATGTGCATCGAGGTGGACGAACCGAGGCCGTGACATTGGACGAGAAATACACCGAAGCGGCAGTAAGGGCGGCACAGATTATGGGTCTTCGAGTGGCCGGTGTGGATATGCTTGAAAGTGCGGCGGGTCCTCAAATTATGGAGATCAATTCCTCACCTGGTTTAGAGGGTATTGAACGGTGCACGAAGCTGGATGTGGCAGGCTCCATTATTGAATACATTGCGGCGCAAGTGGATTTTCCAGAAATAGATATTCGACAGCGGCTAACGGTGAGTAAGGGCTATGGCGTGACAGAGCTCTATTTGCCAAAAGGGTCTAAATATATTGGGCAGACCATATTAGAAGCCGGATTGAGAGATCGTGACATTAATGTTTTAACGCTCTATCGCGGTGGCAAGGTGATCCCCAATCCCAAACACGAGCGGGTGCTTGAACCCGAAGACCGCTTACTCTGTTTTGGAAAGCTTGAACTTATGAAGGACATGGTTCCAGAGAAGACAAAGCGAAGACGTCGTCCAAAACCATCCCGCTTGCCGAAAAATCTAAATTTAGGTTCTTAG
- a CDS encoding ATP-dependent zinc protease gives MIRKKPLDAIGWREWAELPLLHVPHIKVKVDTGAQTSSLHAVRMHLFTRRGRDYVEFEVHPEQRGTLGSVINRVPVLEYRHVKSSNGQVERRPVIVTDIVMMGQRWPIEVTLTNRANMGFRMLLGRQSFRGRFVVDVGRSYCGGKPAVKKRARV, from the coding sequence ATGATAAGAAAAAAACCTCTAGATGCAATTGGTTGGCGAGAGTGGGCGGAGTTACCTTTGTTGCATGTCCCGCACATCAAGGTCAAGGTGGACACTGGGGCGCAGACATCTAGTTTGCACGCAGTGAGAATGCATTTGTTTACTCGGCGTGGGCGTGATTATGTTGAATTTGAGGTTCACCCAGAGCAGCGGGGAACCTTGGGCAGCGTAATTAACCGGGTGCCCGTATTAGAATATCGCCATGTGAAAAGTTCTAATGGTCAGGTGGAGCGACGTCCGGTAATTGTTACGGATATTGTGATGATGGGGCAGCGTTGGCCCATTGAGGTGACTTTGACCAATCGAGCAAATATGGGCTTTCGAATGTTGTTGGGGAGGCAGTCGTTTCGAGGGCGTTTTGTTGTTGATGTGGGGCGCTCCTATTGTGGTGGAAAACCAGCGGTGAAAAAGCGAGCGAGGGTTTAA
- a CDS encoding protein phosphatase 2C domain-containing protein, with amino-acid sequence MPFKEVINSDKPKHELFDLGDFRVGYFTAKSKSYDKANEDVLFLLEKDGAIIIGVADGAGGHPRGRDAALAAVDSVVNEPKLFKNSELNPFRVMEKANDQVLALKAGARCTLAFYTIHDSWFRSFSVGDSEVVYWNSVGNEVFSNIPHSTVGFGVEAGLIEQEQSLDDPERHIVTNLMGDSYIRMEGSSGIEMKKGHTVLIGTDGLFDNISHEALKDTVAKGDFDGAFNSLLETSQAQDPEGWKKYDDIAWVLLRKVKS; translated from the coding sequence ATGCCGTTTAAAGAAGTTATCAATTCAGATAAGCCCAAGCACGAGCTGTTTGATCTTGGTGATTTTCGGGTGGGGTACTTCACCGCAAAAAGTAAATCCTATGATAAGGCCAATGAAGATGTCCTGTTTCTGTTAGAGAAAGATGGGGCCATCATCATAGGTGTGGCCGATGGGGCCGGTGGACATCCACGGGGACGAGACGCGGCCTTGGCGGCTGTGGATTCAGTAGTTAATGAACCAAAGCTTTTTAAAAATAGTGAACTTAACCCCTTTCGGGTCATGGAGAAGGCCAATGACCAAGTTTTGGCGCTAAAGGCCGGCGCCCGGTGCACTTTGGCCTTTTATACGATTCATGACAGTTGGTTTCGGAGTTTTTCAGTGGGTGATTCGGAAGTGGTCTATTGGAACTCTGTTGGTAATGAGGTTTTTTCTAATATCCCTCACTCCACAGTGGGATTTGGTGTGGAGGCGGGGTTGATTGAGCAAGAGCAGTCTTTGGACGATCCCGAGCGCCATATTGTGACAAATCTTATGGGCGATTCTTACATCAGAATGGAAGGTTCTAGTGGCATAGAAATGAAAAAGGGGCACACGGTGCTTATTGGTACTGATGGGCTTTTTGATAATATTTCCCATGAAGCATTAAAAGATACTGTGGCTAAGGGAGATTTCGACGGAGCGTTCAATAGCTTACTTGAGACCAGCCAGGCGCAGGACCCCGAGGGTTGGAAAAAGTACGACGACATAGCTTGGGTTTTGTTGCGAAAAGTTAAAAGTTAA
- a CDS encoding protein kinase, whose product MDAKLEKFALEPGRIVGGRYEVLELLGSGFEGEVYKVSESYTNKERAIKLFYPHRNKGFKVSIRYANKLDKLRSSPIVIDYLSHEVIWLKGQRVACLTSELIIGEPLSQFVNRQKGKRLGIFPAIHLLYSIVRGVESIHQKGEYHGDLHVDNIMIRRFGLEFDVKIFDLHHWGDSKKDNRDEDVVKIIRIFYDILGGQAHYHKMSPSIKYIVCGLKRSLILNRFRSISALRTYLEMMDWSDAV is encoded by the coding sequence TTGGACGCCAAGTTGGAAAAGTTTGCCCTTGAACCGGGACGCATCGTGGGTGGGCGTTATGAGGTCCTTGAACTCTTAGGATCGGGGTTTGAGGGTGAAGTTTATAAGGTATCAGAAAGCTACACCAATAAAGAACGTGCAATTAAGCTTTTTTATCCTCATCGAAACAAGGGCTTTAAAGTCAGCATTCGATATGCCAATAAGCTTGATAAGCTTCGCTCCAGTCCCATTGTTATTGATTATTTGTCCCATGAAGTGATCTGGCTAAAGGGCCAGCGTGTGGCCTGTCTCACTTCAGAGTTGATTATCGGAGAACCGCTCAGTCAGTTTGTGAATCGGCAAAAGGGAAAGCGGCTTGGGATTTTTCCGGCCATTCATTTGTTATATTCTATCGTGCGCGGGGTGGAGTCTATTCATCAAAAAGGCGAGTATCATGGTGATTTGCACGTCGATAATATTATGATTCGGCGGTTCGGTTTAGAGTTTGACGTTAAAATATTTGATCTTCATCATTGGGGTGACTCTAAAAAGGACAATCGTGACGAGGATGTAGTGAAAATCATCCGGATTTTCTATGACATTTTAGGTGGCCAAGCTCACTATCATAAAATGTCGCCTTCGATTAAATACATCGTTTGTGGGCTTAAGCGCAGCCTTATTCTGAACCGATTCCGATCAATTTCTGCACTACGAACCTATTTAGAGATGATGGATTGGTCGGATGCCGTTTAA
- a CDS encoding mechanosensitive ion channel, translating to MWRIPVVEWDVNSPFLMNLFETFVLVALVVLGRWLAIRRVRRAKPPSQSVLRQWERLTRNVFLALLFLGLIAIWAEQIQAVAISMVAVAAALVIATKELILCFMGGVLKGSTRPFEVGDRIEIGDLRGDVVDTNMFTTTLHEIGPGRRIHQYTGRIIEVPNSLFLSTPVINETSRQKYVLHTFTVPMDMEQDWRQASQRLLDSANRVSRDYLGDATKSLSSMAKKRGVDIPKAEPRVAWHFPEAGKVDLVVRMPVPSFSKGRVEQDVLRDFFGKSPK from the coding sequence ATGTGGAGAATACCAGTGGTCGAATGGGATGTTAATTCGCCTTTTTTAATGAACCTCTTTGAAACCTTCGTGCTTGTGGCGCTGGTTGTGCTGGGTCGCTGGTTGGCCATTCGGCGAGTGCGCCGGGCGAAGCCACCCAGTCAAAGTGTGTTGCGCCAATGGGAGCGTCTCACCAGAAATGTATTTCTGGCTCTGTTATTTCTGGGTTTGATTGCGATTTGGGCCGAGCAAATTCAAGCCGTGGCCATTTCTATGGTGGCGGTGGCGGCAGCCCTTGTGATTGCCACGAAAGAGCTGATTTTGTGCTTTATGGGTGGCGTACTTAAAGGAAGTACTCGCCCCTTTGAAGTGGGAGATCGCATTGAAATTGGTGACCTTAGAGGCGATGTGGTAGACACCAATATGTTCACCACCACGCTTCATGAGATCGGGCCTGGTCGCCGCATTCACCAATACACCGGTCGCATTATAGAAGTGCCGAACAGTTTATTTTTATCCACGCCGGTGATCAACGAAACTTCCCGGCAAAAGTATGTATTGCACACGTTCACCGTACCCATGGATATGGAGCAGGATTGGCGGCAGGCGAGTCAACGTTTACTTGATTCGGCCAACCGGGTGTCCCGAGATTATCTGGGTGATGCGACAAAGAGCCTCAGCTCCATGGCTAAAAAACGGGGCGTTGATATCCCAAAGGCCGAGCCCCGCGTGGCCTGGCATTTTCCAGAAGCTGGCAAAGTGGATTTGGTTGTGCGAATGCCTGTGCCGAGCTTTAGTAAGGGGCGTGTGGAGCAGGATGTCCTTCGTGATTTCTTCGGAAAGTCGCCGAAGTGA
- the ahpF gene encoding alkyl hydroperoxide reductase subunit F, with protein sequence MIDSQMKEQLKAVFAKLKGKIQLIVSESQHAKQSDLLQMLSELAETSPNIEVVKTTELSPSPGVRLTHNGQDTGVAFRGVPSGHEFTSLVLSVLNADGLGKWPDEMLLNRVKSLKGPVDIKTFISLTCENCPDVVQALNQMALVHPDFRHEMVDGGVATEDVEKLKIQAVPTVVAGDKAISVGKAGFLELLEILEETFGTDKQQISTPKDLGHYDVAVIGAGPAGVSAAIYSARKGLKTVVLAERVGGQVQDTKGIENLISVPYTEGPQLSAQMAKHMAEYEIQVLEHRRVEKMEAGETRKISLTSGEFLDARSVIVATGAKWRELGVPGEKDYLGRGVAYCPHCDGPFYKGKRVAVVGGGNSGVEAAIDLAGIVKSVVMVEFGEKLKADEVLVKKLKSLPNVDIITMARTTEVRGDGDKVVGLSYEDRSTEEIKLIDLDGVFVQIGLIPNSGFLKGVVELTKYGEIIVDEKCRTNVEGVYAAGDVTTVPYKQIVISMGEGAKAALAAFEDQMVL encoded by the coding sequence ATGATCGATTCACAAATGAAAGAACAATTAAAAGCTGTTTTTGCAAAACTTAAAGGTAAGATACAGCTCATCGTCAGCGAAAGTCAGCATGCAAAACAGTCAGATTTACTGCAAATGTTAAGCGAGCTGGCAGAGACTTCTCCAAATATTGAAGTGGTGAAAACCACTGAGTTAAGCCCTTCTCCAGGGGTACGACTCACGCATAATGGACAAGACACGGGAGTGGCTTTTCGTGGTGTGCCCAGTGGGCATGAATTCACGTCTTTGGTTCTATCTGTTTTGAATGCAGATGGACTGGGTAAGTGGCCAGACGAAATGCTTTTAAATCGAGTTAAAAGCTTAAAAGGCCCTGTGGACATAAAAACCTTTATCTCATTGACCTGCGAAAATTGCCCCGACGTTGTGCAAGCGCTTAACCAAATGGCATTGGTGCATCCTGATTTTCGTCATGAAATGGTTGACGGTGGCGTTGCCACTGAAGATGTAGAAAAATTAAAAATTCAAGCCGTCCCCACGGTAGTTGCTGGTGATAAAGCCATCAGTGTGGGTAAGGCGGGTTTTTTGGAGTTGCTTGAAATATTAGAAGAGACTTTCGGTACGGACAAACAACAAATATCAACGCCAAAAGACCTTGGGCACTATGATGTGGCCGTAATTGGGGCCGGCCCGGCAGGAGTGTCAGCGGCCATTTATTCAGCTCGAAAGGGGCTAAAGACTGTGGTCTTAGCTGAGCGGGTGGGTGGACAGGTGCAAGATACGAAAGGTATTGAGAATCTCATATCTGTTCCATATACGGAAGGTCCACAGCTTTCAGCGCAAATGGCAAAACACATGGCCGAATACGAAATCCAAGTTTTAGAACATAGGCGAGTTGAAAAAATGGAAGCCGGTGAGACACGAAAGATTTCTTTAACCAGTGGTGAGTTTTTGGATGCTCGTTCTGTGATTGTGGCCACAGGTGCCAAGTGGCGAGAACTCGGTGTGCCGGGTGAAAAGGACTATCTGGGTCGAGGTGTGGCTTACTGCCCCCATTGCGACGGGCCCTTTTATAAGGGTAAGCGCGTGGCTGTTGTGGGCGGTGGAAACTCTGGCGTTGAGGCCGCTATTGATTTGGCTGGCATCGTGAAGTCTGTGGTCATGGTTGAGTTTGGTGAAAAATTGAAGGCCGATGAGGTTTTAGTGAAAAAACTGAAATCGTTACCTAATGTGGATATCATCACCATGGCCCGCACCACTGAAGTTCGAGGCGACGGCGACAAAGTCGTTGGGCTCAGTTATGAGGATCGAAGCACAGAAGAGATTAAGTTAATTGATCTGGATGGAGTCTTCGTACAAATTGGTTTGATACCCAACAGTGGTTTTCTAAAAGGGGTAGTTGAGCTTACGAAATATGGTGAAATTATTGTTGATGAGAAATGCCGGACCAATGTAGAAGGTGTGTATGCAGCAGGTGACGTGACAACCGTCCCGTATAAACAGATAGTGATTTCCATGGGCGAAGGGGCAAAAGCGGCGTTGGCTGCCTTCGAAGATCAAATGGTGTTATAA
- the ahpC gene encoding peroxiredoxin produces METLINKKLPEFKAQAYHNEDFKTVTQDSLAGKWSILFFYPADFTFVCPTELGDMADHYAEFQKMGVEVYSVSTDTHFTHKAWHDTSETIKKIKYPMLADPTGHLSRAFGVYIEEEGLAYRGTFLISPEGQIKIAEIHDNGIGRNADELMRKVQAAQFIAKHPNEVCPAKWQPGEETLKPGLDLVGKI; encoded by the coding sequence ATGGAAACTCTCATTAACAAGAAATTACCCGAGTTTAAAGCTCAGGCCTATCACAACGAAGACTTTAAGACGGTGACTCAAGATAGTCTTGCCGGCAAATGGTCCATCCTTTTCTTTTATCCCGCAGACTTTACTTTTGTTTGTCCTACGGAGCTAGGGGACATGGCTGACCACTATGCAGAATTTCAAAAAATGGGCGTGGAAGTGTACTCGGTCAGTACAGACACTCATTTCACTCACAAGGCATGGCATGACACTTCTGAGACCATTAAGAAAATCAAGTACCCCATGCTGGCTGACCCCACCGGTCACCTATCACGAGCTTTCGGCGTTTACATTGAAGAAGAAGGTCTGGCTTACCGTGGAACTTTCTTAATCAGTCCTGAGGGGCAGATTAAAATTGCTGAAATTCATGACAACGGAATCGGACGAAACGCCGATGAGTTGATGCGAAAGGTGCAAGCAGCTCAATTTATCGCTAAGCACCCCAACGAAGTGTGCCCGGCCAAGTGGCAACCCGGAGAGGAAACTCTAAAACCAGGGTTAGATCTAGTGGGTAAAATTTAA
- a CDS encoding LysR family transcriptional regulator, which produces MAVLIRWPRHSDGTEKGVLVPSITQLEYLLAVDRERHFGNAAKACHVSQPSLSAQIQKLEEELGVVVFDRSQKPILTTSVGQEIIDQAKKVIAEHRKLSDVAHEAGGEPRGPFHLAVIPTLAPYVLPLFLGEFASRYPKVKLKINEYKTDDIVRLLLEDEIDVGLLVTPLGDDRIIERHLFFEPFSVYASENHRLAKKKWVTEGDIEDHDLWLLEEGHCFREQVLKVCSLEPSHKVLKNVEFASGNLETLMNLIKKNVGYTLLPQLAVDQLSAQEIQAHVRRFKKPVPTREVSLVHSRSFLKENIIEAMESLILSQLPKSIKSLKRQEVEVVDIY; this is translated from the coding sequence ATGGCCGTCTTAATAAGATGGCCCCGACACAGTGATGGAACTGAAAAAGGAGTCCTTGTGCCATCAATCACCCAGCTCGAATATTTATTGGCCGTCGACCGGGAGAGGCATTTTGGCAATGCCGCAAAGGCCTGTCATGTATCCCAGCCCTCGCTGTCAGCGCAAATTCAAAAGCTGGAAGAAGAGTTGGGAGTGGTGGTTTTCGACAGGTCCCAAAAACCTATTCTCACCACGTCTGTTGGCCAAGAAATCATCGATCAGGCTAAGAAAGTGATAGCCGAGCATCGCAAGCTATCGGATGTGGCCCATGAGGCTGGAGGTGAGCCCCGAGGGCCCTTTCACTTGGCGGTGATTCCCACATTGGCCCCCTACGTGCTGCCGCTGTTTTTAGGAGAGTTTGCCAGTCGATATCCGAAAGTGAAATTGAAAATCAATGAATACAAAACCGACGACATTGTGCGACTCCTGCTTGAAGACGAAATCGATGTGGGTTTATTAGTGACACCCTTGGGCGACGATCGAATTATTGAACGACATTTGTTTTTCGAACCCTTTTCTGTGTACGCATCAGAGAACCATAGGCTTGCGAAAAAAAAGTGGGTCACTGAGGGGGATATTGAAGACCACGATTTGTGGCTGCTAGAAGAGGGACATTGTTTTCGTGAGCAGGTGCTGAAGGTGTGTTCTCTTGAGCCCTCACACAAAGTCTTAAAAAATGTGGAGTTTGCGAGCGGAAATCTAGAAACTTTAATGAACCTCATCAAAAAAAATGTGGGATACACATTGCTGCCTCAGTTGGCTGTGGATCAACTCAGCGCACAAGAAATTCAGGCCCATGTTCGTCGATTTAAAAAACCAGTTCCCACTCGCGAAGTGAGCTTGGTGCACAGTCGCAGTTTTCTAAAGGAAAACATTATAGAAGCCATGGAATCTCTCATTTTGAGTCAGCTTCCTAAGTCCATTAAATCATTGAAACGTCAAGAAGTTGAGGTTGTGGATATTTACTAG
- a CDS encoding DUF2799 domain-containing protein yields MSKYSALKSIVACLVLGLVAGCASGRVRENCQEHNWQKRGGDLAQQGKMINEDFFTKKCESAQGFVDYAALDRGFKAVRDDVCDPKKAHALGKEGQNFSFPICRDHNYSKMEKAYESGLASFCSPENGMTVGLSGNPYQGHCPPTSEAGFLTSYNQGRKTYLSRQLKIKKDLLTDQTERLAQKQSHKQHLLNQMKFRKRPELKSELESINWDISHISSEKNKTEFEVQKISEELSKL; encoded by the coding sequence ATGAGCAAATATTCGGCATTAAAATCAATTGTGGCCTGTCTCGTGTTAGGGCTCGTCGCTGGCTGTGCCTCTGGACGAGTTCGAGAAAACTGCCAAGAACACAATTGGCAGAAGCGCGGCGGTGATCTTGCCCAGCAGGGCAAAATGATCAACGAAGATTTTTTCACAAAAAAATGTGAGTCTGCCCAGGGCTTTGTTGACTACGCCGCTTTGGATCGGGGATTTAAAGCGGTTCGGGATGACGTTTGTGATCCCAAAAAAGCTCATGCGCTTGGCAAAGAAGGACAAAATTTTAGTTTTCCCATCTGTCGCGACCACAATTACTCTAAGATGGAAAAAGCTTATGAATCCGGGCTCGCCTCGTTCTGCTCCCCGGAAAACGGCATGACTGTGGGGCTTTCTGGTAACCCCTATCAAGGCCATTGCCCCCCAACCAGCGAGGCTGGTTTTTTAACCTCTTACAATCAAGGCCGTAAAACCTATTTAAGTCGGCAGTTGAAAATAAAAAAAGATTTGCTCACAGACCAGACTGAAAGACTCGCCCAAAAACAGAGCCACAAACAACACCTATTGAATCAAATGAAGTTTCGAAAAAGACCCGAGTTAAAGTCTGAACTTGAGTCTATAAATTGGGACATAAGCCATATTTCATCTGAAAAAAACAAAACCGAATTTGAAGTACAAAAAATTTCTGAAGAACTTTCTAAGCTCTGA
- a CDS encoding Ppx/GppA family phosphatase, whose product MKVAIIDLGTNSLRLDVYELSAAGHAVRRIYRNKVMVRLGDGVFETSELLPEAKQRTLQALLDFKHLIEAEGVDRVVGFATSAMRQAKNSKAFVRQIKKLTGFNMEVIDGKTEAEFIAKGILSNEVLPASLVALIDIGGGSTEVSICHKKSVIDSFSFDLGANRLQQMFLHTVPPQKLPSGESPVEALRAYVNEQVAPLVQKKNWPSIEVVIGSSGTIRAIAKILRKKDVPIDPFKRSSLATLIEEMLPMSREQLLLLPGLEAKRVDLILAGCVLLDEILKVLGCKKVYTTSFSLRDGILEAEMERFLAAQIRA is encoded by the coding sequence ATGAAGGTGGCCATTATCGATCTTGGTACAAACTCTCTGCGTCTAGATGTCTATGAATTATCAGCCGCCGGTCACGCCGTAAGACGAATTTATCGAAACAAAGTGATGGTGCGACTAGGCGATGGCGTATTTGAAACATCTGAACTTTTGCCAGAGGCTAAGCAGCGGACACTTCAAGCGCTGTTAGATTTTAAGCACCTCATCGAAGCCGAAGGCGTGGATCGGGTTGTAGGGTTTGCCACAAGTGCAATGCGCCAGGCAAAAAACTCTAAGGCCTTTGTTCGTCAGATTAAAAAGCTCACAGGGTTTAATATGGAAGTCATTGACGGTAAAACCGAGGCCGAGTTTATTGCCAAAGGCATTCTCAGTAATGAGGTGTTACCGGCCAGTCTGGTGGCGCTCATTGATATTGGCGGTGGCAGTACAGAAGTGAGTATTTGTCACAAAAAGTCGGTGATTGACTCGTTTAGTTTTGATCTTGGTGCCAATCGCCTACAGCAAATGTTTTTGCATACAGTGCCGCCGCAGAAGTTGCCTTCAGGAGAATCACCGGTTGAGGCTTTGCGCGCTTATGTAAATGAGCAAGTGGCGCCTCTTGTGCAAAAGAAAAACTGGCCATCCATTGAGGTTGTGATCGGATCCAGCGGTACAATTAGGGCCATTGCCAAAATCTTAAGAAAAAAAGACGTTCCCATTGACCCATTCAAGCGCAGTAGTCTTGCCACGCTGATTGAAGAAATGCTGCCCATGTCGCGGGAGCAGTTGCTGCTGTTGCCGGGTCTTGAGGCGAAGCGAGTGGACCTTATATTGGCCGGCTGTGTGTTGCTCGATGAAATTCTAAAAGTTTTAGGGTGCAAGAAAGTGTATACCACTTCATTTAGCCTGAGAGATGGTATCCTTGAGGCCGAGATGGAAAGATTTTTAGCCGCCCAAATCAGAGCTTAG
- the sixA gene encoding phosphohistidine phosphatase SixA has translation MRLLIVRHAIAESRDSFMATGESDEARPLTKEGMEKMADHAAAMHALFPEADQFLVSPLRRAQQTAEILIKFYKNVPMEPSPLLKPTVDPVKTVSMLSEQENNRCLLLVGHQPHLGDLVGYLLTGQVRPMFDIKKGAIVVLDFDGQLKPGRAHFQCLMQPKTLRRLCEKIHGGHR, from the coding sequence GTGAGGCTGCTAATTGTCAGACATGCCATCGCCGAGTCGCGCGATTCATTTATGGCCACCGGTGAAAGTGACGAGGCGAGGCCTCTTACAAAGGAGGGCATGGAAAAAATGGCGGATCACGCAGCGGCCATGCATGCTTTGTTTCCGGAAGCGGATCAATTTCTTGTAAGCCCGTTGCGGCGCGCTCAACAAACAGCCGAAATTCTAATAAAATTCTATAAAAATGTTCCCATGGAACCCTCGCCGCTATTAAAGCCAACGGTGGATCCGGTAAAAACAGTGTCAATGCTTTCAGAGCAAGAAAACAACCGTTGCCTTTTGCTTGTGGGTCATCAGCCTCATCTGGGAGACTTGGTGGGTTATCTCTTGACCGGTCAGGTGAGGCCCATGTTTGATATTAAAAAGGGAGCCATTGTAGTTCTTGATTTTGACGGTCAACTCAAACCAGGGCGGGCGCATTTCCAATGCTTGATGCAGCCAAAAACACTTCGAAGGTTGTGCGAAAAAATTCATGGTGGGCACCGATGA